The following are encoded together in the Pelosinus sp. IPA-1 genome:
- a CDS encoding DUF3829 domain-containing protein, whose protein sequence is MKSKLLLLCICMSLLLAGCANVANIKTGSPEDEIKKYNSYVEILNGTDWLLNMGQSYFNEFGKEEELRIKKDFSGFILFVRTKENEKFNLYEFHKDKHTQLQKKYSSSKPSYGDADTKMATLCDKEESFIELYFNEVNTYYTNKEYEKDNFAKGRELHKRMIESYKELIRAIKEFNIAFQSKLMEHYGADLPKYQKRGQTVHFYALSTVMNAKEITNMFDEIEGQGKDFLEVDPGKYDEVYNKFVSNLAELKKAYGDKEILKKDGYTSEQIGWIKSVIDDADIIQKEATKTRNMIKAGTSEIDTGEGKGLSTMGRNYPIGKIRRELSDLISKYNITIEKEDKK, encoded by the coding sequence TTGAAATCGAAACTATTATTACTTTGCATTTGTATGAGCCTTTTATTGGCAGGTTGTGCAAATGTTGCAAACATCAAGACTGGTTCACCAGAGGATGAAATCAAAAAATATAATTCCTATGTCGAAATTTTGAATGGTACTGATTGGTTACTGAATATGGGTCAAAGTTATTTTAATGAATTTGGTAAGGAAGAAGAACTACGTATTAAAAAAGATTTTTCAGGATTTATATTGTTTGTGAGGACCAAAGAAAATGAAAAATTTAATCTTTATGAGTTTCATAAGGATAAACATACCCAGCTGCAGAAAAAATATTCGTCGAGTAAACCTAGCTATGGGGATGCGGATACTAAAATGGCAACCCTATGTGATAAGGAAGAGTCATTTATAGAACTATACTTTAATGAAGTTAATACATATTACACGAATAAAGAATATGAAAAAGATAACTTTGCTAAAGGGCGTGAGCTGCACAAAAGAATGATAGAAAGTTATAAAGAACTAATAAGAGCAATTAAGGAATTTAATATTGCCTTTCAGTCTAAACTGATGGAACATTATGGGGCGGATTTACCTAAATACCAAAAGCGCGGTCAAACTGTACATTTTTATGCTTTAAGTACAGTGATGAATGCAAAAGAGATAACTAATATGTTTGACGAAATTGAAGGTCAAGGAAAAGACTTTTTAGAAGTAGACCCAGGAAAGTACGATGAAGTATATAATAAATTTGTTTCAAATCTTGCCGAACTTAAAAAAGCTTATGGAGACAAAGAAATACTGAAAAAAGACGGCTATACGTCAGAGCAGATTGGATGGATAAAAAGTGTTATTGACGATGCTGACATAATTCAAAAAGAGGCTACAAAGACCAGGAATATGATCAAAGCCGGAACTTCTGAAATTGATACAGGAGAAGGCAAGGGATTGAGCACAATGGGACGTAATTATCCGATAGGCAAGATCAGAAGAGAGTTGAGCGACCTTATCTCAAAATATAACATCACCATTGAAAAAGAAGATAAAAAATAA
- a CDS encoding YiiG family protein — MRKATLLVIFLILCVGLTGCYSNKKSAPIVQNHDEAPTEEDEIYKYNAYVDLNNYIVKDFAETLDDYFKHLGNEQDPKFEKYFSFVPRSISKYDIEKLEKAFNASHHQPQYASVDGAAQELYPQMAELINLLAEAHTYYKLKSYVDDNYVKAKELHTKIVNCYKIYQPLANKYCANFNAIASEREKRRLENYKNRGQLLKYHCLSVLMHAEALQQEMDEQQITADNILDLDLPKFQGRYNLLIADVNEIMKYSKDEQALKKEGITNSGRYESYINDIIEVKVCATQLMERVKQRRNFEKHQLGSRFFRESVDGSPEKFNKKLSDAIREYNYLN, encoded by the coding sequence ATGAGAAAAGCAACTTTATTAGTTATATTTCTAATTCTTTGTGTGGGACTGACTGGTTGTTATTCTAATAAGAAATCTGCACCTATAGTACAAAATCATGATGAAGCTCCAACAGAAGAAGATGAAATATATAAGTACAACGCATATGTTGATCTAAATAATTATATAGTTAAAGATTTTGCTGAAACTTTGGATGATTATTTTAAACATCTAGGGAATGAGCAAGATCCAAAATTTGAGAAATACTTTAGTTTTGTTCCGCGATCTATTTCCAAATATGATATAGAAAAACTAGAAAAAGCATTTAATGCTTCACATCATCAACCCCAATATGCATCTGTAGATGGTGCTGCCCAGGAGCTATATCCTCAGATGGCGGAATTAATTAACCTTTTAGCAGAGGCACATACGTATTATAAGCTAAAATCGTATGTAGATGATAATTACGTAAAAGCAAAAGAATTGCATACCAAAATAGTAAACTGTTATAAAATCTACCAGCCTCTAGCTAATAAATACTGTGCTAATTTTAATGCAATTGCTTCGGAGCGTGAAAAAAGAAGGTTAGAAAACTATAAAAATAGGGGGCAATTGTTAAAGTATCATTGCTTAAGTGTCTTGATGCATGCAGAAGCTTTGCAGCAAGAAATGGATGAGCAACAGATTACAGCAGACAACATATTAGATTTGGATTTACCCAAATTTCAGGGAAGATACAATTTACTAATAGCGGATGTTAATGAGATCATGAAATATTCGAAAGATGAGCAAGCACTAAAGAAGGAAGGCATTACTAATTCGGGACGTTATGAATCATACATAAACGATATTATAGAGGTTAAAGTCTGTGCTACGCAATTGATGGAAAGAGTTAAGCAAAGACGTAATTTTGAAAAACACCAATTAGGAAGCAGATTTTTTAGGGAAAGTGTAGATGGCTCTCCGGAAAAATTCAATAAAAAACTTAGTGATGCGATTCGTGAATACAACTACTTAAATTAG
- a CDS encoding RDD family protein, with protein MCGFWRRLIAFMVDGVILAVVGKGLGLLFGSIFAQMGGTGPLVGFGVYVLYFGILHSPIGKGQTLGKKLLKIRVVDARGKYISFTKALLRASIIGIFFCLSAVNSLLVSDTAILVNSILCIIVGAGIIYFYLFNRITRQSIHDLISRSFVVKADAEDRSISLTIWRKHYLIYSSIILILVIGSLYVYSKQLETRVMSMLNLQNELKRIDGVNDASVDVVRVTSLQDNRTADQLAVTVYVKRKPLSYRDMQNDVAKLVMEKYPVTNIQSVHVKISNGYDIGIAKSFQSSILSFTPGNWEKRIYAEEWTAF; from the coding sequence ATTTGTGGATTTTGGCGACGGCTTATAGCGTTTATGGTTGACGGTGTTATTTTAGCCGTTGTAGGCAAAGGACTAGGACTACTGTTTGGCTCCATTTTTGCGCAAATGGGCGGAACAGGTCCGTTGGTTGGTTTTGGTGTGTATGTGCTCTATTTTGGAATTTTGCACAGTCCAATTGGCAAAGGACAAACGCTAGGGAAAAAATTACTTAAGATTCGCGTAGTAGATGCTAGAGGAAAATATATTTCATTTACCAAGGCATTGTTGCGAGCTTCAATAATCGGCATATTTTTTTGTTTATCTGCTGTTAACTCTTTATTAGTTTCAGATACCGCTATTCTTGTAAATTCAATATTATGTATAATAGTGGGCGCTGGAATTATCTATTTTTATTTATTTAATCGCATAACGCGCCAGTCCATTCATGATTTAATTAGTAGAAGCTTTGTTGTGAAAGCTGATGCAGAGGATAGATCAATTAGTTTAACTATATGGCGTAAACATTACTTAATTTATTCATCTATTATTCTTATTCTTGTCATAGGTAGCTTATATGTGTATTCTAAGCAACTTGAGACGAGAGTTATGAGTATGCTGAACTTACAGAATGAGTTAAAGAGAATAGATGGAGTTAATGACGCTTCTGTTGATGTTGTTCGTGTGACTTCACTACAAGACAATCGAACTGCGGACCAATTAGCCGTAACAGTATATGTTAAAAGAAAACCATTATCTTATAGGGATATGCAGAATGACGTTGCCAAGTTGGTTATGGAAAAATATCCTGTGACAAATATACAATCAGTACACGTGAAAATTAGTAATGGCTATGACATTGGTATCGCTAAAAGTTTTCAGAGCAGTATTCTGTCCTTTACGCCGGGAAACTGGGAGAAACGGATATACGCTGAAGAATGGACAGCATTTTAA
- a CDS encoding DUF2167 domain-containing protein, whose protein sequence is MKKYISSILVMMCLFNFISIAGASQNNAKQEQKDAWEEAEKAKIVGPTQINLLDQAKITIPAHYEFIPQPQASRVMKSMGNGDCPEMVGFIISDKDNEEWILTIDYTKSGYIKDDEAKNWNADELLTSLKEGTKENNKERKQKGLSELTVNGWVEKPQYDAARHYLIWSIELAARGEKEKTINYNTYALGREGYLTLALVTDLKKIGSEKAIAQNLLAATEFVPGKRYEEFNSLTDNIAEYGLAALVTGVAAKKLGLLAMIAAFCLKFIKLIIIGVGALGVLIVKIFKKKKNEKDSDASETTEL, encoded by the coding sequence ATGAAGAAATATATAAGTAGTATTCTTGTAATGATGTGTTTATTCAATTTTATCAGCATCGCTGGAGCATCACAAAATAATGCTAAGCAAGAGCAGAAAGACGCTTGGGAGGAAGCAGAGAAAGCGAAGATTGTAGGTCCTACCCAAATCAATTTGCTGGATCAAGCCAAAATTACGATTCCTGCGCATTATGAATTTATTCCCCAACCCCAAGCCAGCCGAGTCATGAAGAGTATGGGAAATGGGGATTGCCCGGAAATGGTTGGTTTCATCATATCTGACAAAGACAATGAGGAATGGATCCTAACCATTGATTATACGAAATCCGGATATATCAAAGATGACGAGGCAAAAAACTGGAATGCAGATGAACTATTAACCAGCCTCAAGGAAGGCACAAAAGAAAACAATAAGGAACGAAAACAAAAAGGACTATCTGAGTTGACCGTAAACGGGTGGGTAGAAAAACCTCAATACGATGCCGCCCGTCATTATCTTATCTGGTCAATAGAACTTGCGGCAAGAGGAGAAAAAGAAAAAACTATTAATTACAATACCTACGCCCTTGGCCGAGAAGGGTATTTGACTCTTGCCTTAGTTACCGATTTAAAGAAAATCGGGTCGGAGAAAGCAATAGCGCAAAATTTACTAGCCGCTACAGAATTTGTTCCGGGAAAGCGGTATGAAGAATTCAATTCATTAACAGATAATATCGCCGAATATGGCTTAGCTGCTTTAGTCACAGGTGTAGCAGCTAAAAAGTTAGGATTACTTGCGATGATCGCAGCTTTTTGTCTTAAGTTTATCAAGCTGATTATCATCGGTGTCGGCGCACTAGGTGTCCTGATAGTTAAAATTTTTAAGAAAAAGAAGAATGAAAAAGATAGCGACGCTTCAGAAACGACAGAACTGTAG
- a CDS encoding DUF4241 domain-containing protein, translating into MDTEFELMKALRTGHTVEFFKNSKWDEYIKEQPLGEIYLPTGKIVANDPLILFETQPFAKAVAASRYPVVLYIHHIDTDKRVAFAEIRFTKELPVHFELALIAGQAAEALGDDEFFGYGVDSGTGGFMDECACKALQKLAEGFEDGMWPDLEKALDDSYVHTYSMANVVLPDSDCNIAAFSSGFGDGVYPTFWGMDAKGDVCCLITDFLTVDIAGEDDEGEDTHE; encoded by the coding sequence ATGGATACTGAATTCGAATTAATGAAAGCATTACGCACCGGTCATACCGTAGAGTTTTTCAAAAATAGTAAATGGGATGAATATATCAAAGAACAGCCTTTGGGTGAAATCTATCTTCCTACAGGTAAGATTGTGGCAAATGACCCGCTTATACTTTTTGAAACTCAACCTTTTGCCAAAGCAGTAGCGGCAAGCCGCTATCCTGTAGTATTGTACATACACCATATTGATACCGACAAAAGAGTGGCTTTTGCAGAAATCCGTTTCACCAAGGAACTGCCAGTGCATTTTGAGCTTGCGCTTATTGCGGGGCAAGCGGCAGAAGCGTTGGGGGATGATGAGTTTTTTGGCTATGGTGTTGACAGTGGGACAGGCGGCTTTATGGACGAGTGTGCTTGTAAGGCTCTTCAAAAGCTAGCGGAAGGTTTTGAGGATGGAATGTGGCCTGATTTGGAAAAGGCTTTGGATGACAGTTATGTACACACCTATTCTATGGCGAATGTAGTGCTTCCGGATTCTGATTGCAATATAGCGGCCTTTTCCAGCGGTTTCGGCGATGGGGTTTATCCAACCTTTTGGGGAATGGATGCTAAGGGGGATGTGTGCTGTCTGATTACTGATTTTTTGACTGTTGATATTGCTGGGGAGGATGACGAAGGTGAAGATACACATGAGTAA
- a CDS encoding IS110 family transposase, whose translation MQQLLVGVDVGCHKHAVAIGGPNGIVEQFEITHDIRGFEYFFARVSAQARSQKLPVVVGMEGTNGYARPLDQMVKARGYSLLNVNNLKLARFKEIFASPAKTDSIDAQQIVSLMIMAPFMDQVKESLQPVPTISEIEMQLKRLSRRRRQLVNEKVILQNRMQADLQSVCPGFLDTIKKVDAIYVLRFLSFRSDLRQLARLKPTTIRSIPGIGATKAEKLVKWQNLAVFGTEISWVGPMISEDATRILELKRKINSLETQMKKLVEESALATLLVSIPGFGVVCAAEVGGEIGTMSRFDSEAGLAIYLGMAPLDNSSGKYKGTKSPRQVNKRAEMAMMTALGHHVRIVDESKLYYKKKRDEGKTYNQSLRSLGRHLIRVIWSMVQNNRPYKARKETLSA comes from the coding sequence ATGCAACAACTATTAGTTGGCGTAGATGTAGGTTGTCACAAACATGCTGTTGCTATCGGTGGCCCTAATGGGATCGTAGAGCAATTTGAAATCACTCATGACATCCGTGGATTTGAGTATTTCTTTGCCCGTGTGTCAGCGCAAGCTCGTAGCCAAAAGCTACCGGTTGTAGTAGGCATGGAAGGAACGAATGGTTACGCCCGTCCTCTGGATCAAATGGTCAAAGCCAGAGGATATTCTTTGCTAAACGTAAATAATTTAAAACTGGCGCGATTTAAAGAAATTTTTGCTTCGCCAGCAAAGACTGACAGTATTGACGCGCAGCAGATTGTTTCTCTCATGATAATGGCTCCATTTATGGACCAAGTCAAAGAATCATTACAACCAGTACCTACTATCAGCGAAATCGAGATGCAATTGAAACGACTCAGCCGACGTCGTCGACAGTTGGTAAACGAAAAGGTCATTCTGCAGAATCGTATGCAGGCAGACTTGCAATCGGTCTGCCCAGGCTTTCTCGATACTATCAAAAAGGTAGATGCCATTTATGTTCTACGTTTTCTCAGCTTTCGCTCAGACTTGCGTCAGTTAGCTAGGCTTAAACCTACCACCATAAGAAGTATTCCTGGAATAGGAGCAACAAAGGCAGAAAAATTAGTTAAATGGCAAAACCTAGCTGTTTTCGGAACGGAAATTTCTTGGGTTGGGCCGATGATTTCAGAAGATGCTACGCGTATTTTAGAACTGAAGAGAAAAATAAATAGTTTAGAGACTCAGATGAAAAAGTTAGTAGAAGAATCAGCCTTAGCTACTTTGCTAGTTAGCATACCGGGTTTTGGTGTGGTTTGTGCCGCGGAAGTAGGTGGTGAAATTGGTACTATGTCGCGATTCGATTCTGAAGCTGGATTGGCCATCTATTTGGGTATGGCACCACTCGATAATAGCTCTGGAAAATACAAAGGTACAAAATCACCTCGTCAGGTTAATAAACGCGCAGAAATGGCTATGATGACGGCATTAGGGCATCACGTCCGAATTGTAGATGAATCAAAGTTATATTATAAGAAGAAGCGAGACGAAGGGAAAACTTATAATCAGTCACTACGTTCATTAGGTAGACATTTAATCCGAGTAATTTGGAGTATGGTACAAAACAATCGACCTTACAAAGCGAGAAAAGAAACTCTATCTGCATAA
- a CDS encoding type II CAAX endopeptidase family protein — translation MIKFIQLGKVLKNGMYFYQQKDFVKAKYSFEQALVIDSHDFMANYWTARTSIMLGDYVNAQNLFNICRILKPKVVELLITPWEILINRLDNGLLLKEQLQQCDLEINNNLHKCFFKKQYSIIQLFTVLFIGQFISLIGIIIAVGVVIHGFVELNELKGIGVAIVTYIVVIIELIYFHFSTLLPLNLWLRFQWVKEQIHKLIICHSFRLLIINFLSGVGFYYMVITLLGIHVEITPREVSQSLWWLAGLASPLNEELIFRLAWYNYLAKYGEILAYIGVSLLFMLSHLEINLTYFLLSIVFIWSYNKYQNIFAPIMLHFLYNLSLPIIGYILAI, via the coding sequence ATGATTAAGTTTATTCAGTTAGGTAAAGTGTTGAAAAATGGAATGTATTTTTATCAACAAAAAGATTTTGTAAAAGCAAAGTACAGTTTTGAGCAAGCGTTAGTCATTGACTCGCACGATTTTATGGCTAACTACTGGACAGCTAGGACATCAATAATGCTTGGTGATTATGTAAATGCACAGAATTTGTTCAATATATGCCGTATATTAAAACCTAAAGTGGTTGAATTACTTATTACACCATGGGAGATTTTAATTAATCGATTAGATAATGGTTTACTATTAAAGGAACAGCTCCAGCAATGTGATTTGGAGATTAATAATAACTTGCATAAGTGTTTTTTTAAAAAACAATACTCAATAATTCAATTATTTACTGTTCTTTTTATAGGACAATTCATTTCGCTTATTGGAATCATAATTGCTGTTGGAGTTGTTATTCATGGATTCGTTGAACTCAATGAACTCAAAGGAATAGGAGTTGCTATAGTAACATATATAGTAGTGATAATTGAATTGATCTATTTTCATTTCAGTACATTATTACCTCTTAACTTATGGCTCAGATTCCAATGGGTAAAAGAGCAAATACATAAACTTATTATTTGTCATTCATTTAGGTTATTGATTATTAATTTTCTAAGTGGCGTTGGATTTTATTATATGGTCATAACATTGCTTGGGATTCATGTAGAAATAACCCCCAGAGAAGTTTCTCAATCTTTATGGTGGTTAGCAGGTCTTGCTTCACCCCTGAATGAAGAGCTAATATTTCGTTTAGCATGGTATAATTATTTGGCCAAATATGGTGAAATATTAGCCTATATAGGAGTATCTTTATTATTTATGTTATCACATTTAGAAATAAATCTAACTTACTTTTTACTATCAATTGTATTTATCTGGTCGTATAATAAATATCAAAATATTTTTGCTCCGATAATGCTTCATTTTTTATATAATTTGTCCTTGCCAATAATAGGATATATTTTAGCGATATGA
- a CDS encoding Arc family DNA-binding protein, whose product MPSIIPPFSLRIPEKLLNKMRIIAERNKRSTNKELEFIIEQYVSSYEDKYGSIKVED is encoded by the coding sequence ATGCCTTCAATCATTCCACCTTTTTCTTTACGTATACCAGAGAAATTATTAAACAAAATGAGAATTATCGCTGAGCGTAACAAGCGATCAACCAATAAAGAATTAGAATTTATTATTGAACAATACGTTTCTAGCTACGAAGATAAATACGGAAGCATTAAAGTAGAAGACTAG
- a CDS encoding contractile injection system protein, VgrG/Pvc8 family — protein MSAITYDKIKMISPWEIQTIYDLSIKKTFNQHAELRVSALVNESDASQIGLQEIVDDKIEVYTEDDGNKSWLFKGRLKDVKVSISGGLYILTVDFLSESSVLDREEKSRSFQDTSLAYSDIVAKIMEGYPEKSFELTAETVTIDGPLIQYKETDWQFIRRLASLQEDVLVPNVTLDEVVFSFGYPSGGAKSLPNDIRYLSGKDIAAFNTDVESDYKPGLICNEYAYYEVETYDELTIGDQVTFQGNELYVGAVTIELKDGILVYRSKLVRYMTLRQNPIRNEKIQGISLEGTVLELQNQEIKLHLAIDQEQEQDTAYWYPFVPPTTDMMYLMPQLGTTASLYIPGLKEQNAIITGSARTNGGDCKKTSDPSTRYLGTEYGQEMKLAPGGIYFTAGRNDLILTFDDEEGVKISSHKGIVLSAQDEIVIDSKQKVIMNSPNQICIATPMGGISLENEVHFSDMKTIIECTDEMEFSLAEQKLGQPEAAGRKAIDFGELWKAAKGAIATWWNNIQWKEVFLGGVQAGGGYFQRELGLGMVRIGVSGAMISRGLAAVPCASFAVAGGYVYADGVNSMVAGLTRVHGGLRGNENGEWNALKLLWGEQIYNVTQVVIGAYSIKQVISGGLSNAPYGANGIIKFGYYLDKVTESAKSFISHEFDWINLEETFRGMLPKKETPAN, from the coding sequence ATGTCAGCCATAACCTATGATAAAATAAAAATGATCAGTCCCTGGGAAATTCAGACAATATATGACCTTTCTATCAAGAAAACCTTCAACCAGCATGCCGAACTGCGCGTAAGCGCGCTGGTAAATGAATCCGATGCCAGCCAGATCGGTCTGCAAGAAATAGTAGATGACAAGATCGAAGTATATACCGAAGATGATGGCAATAAAAGCTGGTTGTTTAAAGGCCGTCTCAAAGATGTAAAGGTAAGCATTAGCGGTGGATTATATATACTTACGGTTGATTTTTTGTCAGAATCATCGGTGTTAGATCGGGAAGAGAAAAGCCGTTCATTCCAAGATACCAGTCTTGCCTATAGCGATATAGTAGCCAAAATTATGGAAGGTTATCCGGAAAAGAGCTTTGAACTGACGGCTGAAACGGTAACAATTGATGGCCCTTTGATTCAGTACAAGGAAACCGACTGGCAGTTCATAAGGCGTTTAGCTTCCCTTCAGGAGGATGTCTTGGTGCCGAATGTCACTTTAGATGAGGTGGTTTTTTCTTTTGGCTACCCATCTGGAGGCGCAAAATCACTGCCTAATGATATTAGGTATTTAAGTGGCAAGGATATTGCTGCCTTTAATACTGATGTGGAATCAGATTATAAACCTGGTCTCATTTGTAATGAATATGCCTATTATGAAGTAGAGACATATGATGAACTTACTATAGGCGATCAGGTAACCTTTCAGGGTAATGAACTATATGTAGGCGCCGTTACTATTGAACTGAAAGATGGTATACTGGTCTATCGTTCTAAGCTGGTCAGATATATGACATTACGGCAAAATCCGATCCGCAATGAAAAAATCCAGGGAATCAGCCTAGAAGGCACTGTACTGGAATTGCAAAACCAAGAAATCAAGCTACACCTAGCCATAGACCAGGAACAAGAGCAAGACACTGCTTATTGGTATCCCTTCGTACCGCCTACTACGGACATGATGTATCTCATGCCTCAGCTGGGGACCACAGCCAGCCTATACATACCGGGACTCAAAGAGCAAAATGCCATCATCACAGGCAGTGCCAGAACCAACGGCGGTGACTGCAAAAAAACAAGCGATCCGAGTACCCGCTACCTTGGTACCGAATATGGTCAAGAAATGAAACTAGCACCGGGCGGCATCTACTTTACCGCAGGCCGCAATGATCTGATACTCACCTTTGACGATGAAGAAGGCGTAAAAATCTCCAGTCATAAAGGGATTGTTCTGTCGGCACAAGATGAGATTGTGATTGATTCTAAGCAAAAAGTGATAATGAATTCTCCTAATCAAATTTGTATAGCTACACCTATGGGCGGCATCTCATTGGAAAATGAAGTGCATTTTAGTGATATGAAAACTATTATTGAGTGCACAGATGAGATGGAGTTTTCGTTGGCGGAACAAAAATTGGGTCAACCAGAAGCTGCGGGCCGCAAGGCGATAGATTTCGGTGAGTTATGGAAGGCAGCCAAAGGTGCTATAGCGACATGGTGGAATAATATACAATGGAAAGAAGTATTTTTGGGTGGTGTACAAGCTGGAGGTGGTTATTTTCAGAGGGAGTTGGGACTTGGGATGGTTCGAATTGGTGTATCAGGAGCCATGATTTCACGTGGACTTGCAGCAGTCCCTTGTGCTTCCTTCGCTGTTGCGGGGGGATATGTATATGCTGATGGTGTGAATAGTATGGTTGCAGGATTGACAAGGGTGCATGGTGGATTACGTGGAAATGAAAATGGGGAGTGGAATGCTTTGAAACTGCTATGGGGCGAGCAGATTTATAATGTTACACAGGTGGTTATAGGTGCATATTCAATTAAGCAGGTGATTAGCGGTGGTCTTAGTAATGCTCCTTATGGTGCAAATGGAATCATAAAATTTGGTTATTATCTAGATAAGGTAACAGAAAGCGCAAAATCATTTATCTCACATGAATTTGATTGGATTAACTTGGAGGAGACTTTTAGGGGCATGCTTCCTAAGAAAGAAACTCCTGCAAATTAG
- a CDS encoding DUF4280 domain-containing protein has protein sequence MDTKYVVRGAKVKCSNGGTTCNLNLPKSHGMYVNDKAVLNDHDCVPYSNVLPFGKCDKIKKACVLALAPKWEDAKDTTILKGHPALLAKSVLSCTIGGAITILNDGQKG, from the coding sequence ATGGATACCAAATATGTCGTCAGAGGAGCTAAGGTCAAATGCAGCAATGGTGGCACCACTTGTAATTTAAATCTGCCTAAAAGCCATGGTATGTATGTCAATGACAAGGCAGTATTAAATGATCACGACTGTGTTCCTTATAGTAATGTACTGCCTTTTGGCAAATGCGACAAAATAAAAAAAGCGTGTGTATTGGCTTTGGCGCCAAAATGGGAAGACGCAAAGGATACAACAATCCTCAAAGGTCATCCGGCATTGCTGGCTAAATCGGTACTTAGCTGTACGATCGGCGGAGCAATTACAATACTTAATGATGGGCAAAAAGGATAA